A window from Mangifera indica cultivar Alphonso chromosome 2, CATAS_Mindica_2.1, whole genome shotgun sequence encodes these proteins:
- the LOC123208693 gene encoding chaperone protein DnaJ-like, which produces MLSDLFILAAVKAKDAAEEFFKLNNIDLAIRSLTAAKEFNPELPNIDEYFMAYKVHEMAAKKSTWYEFLSLSDVQVDSTVIKKQYKKIALKLHADKNHSVAAEGAFLLIQSAFEVLIDPAKGQVYNSSLCSKKRPQTSPHTASGSSKYSKPSKPSSEEAKSSQSRAREAADRSSSGFGRTFSSEFGRTFSSDFRRTPSSGFGSTKTKETCSCLGGCNLRNVRIKMVLQANGTRKIVVSRNGEVIIQTPLAL; this is translated from the coding sequence ATGCTTAGCGATCTTTTCATATTAGCGGCCGTAAAGGCCAAAGATGCAGCCGAAGAGTTCTTCAAACTCAACAACATAGATTTGGCTATCAGGTCTCTCACAGCAGCCAAAGAGTTCAATCCGGAATTACCTAACATCGATGAGTACTTCATGGCTTACAAAGTGCACGAAATGGCCGCCAAGAAAAGCACCTGGTACGAGTTTCTTTCTTTGAGTGACGTCCAAGTAGATTCAACCGTGATCAAGAAACAATACAAGAAAATAGCTCTTAAGTTGCACGCGGACAAGAATCATTCTGTTGCTGCAGAAGGGGCTTTCTTACTCATTCAATCTGCTTTCGAAGTTTTGATAGATCCTGCAAAAGGACAAGTCTACAATAGTAGCTTGTGCTCAAAGAAACGCCCTCAAACATCACCGCACACTGCTTCTGGTTCTTCTAAATATTCTAAACCGTCAAAGCCTTCAAGTGAAGAAGCGAAATCCAGTCAGTCTCGAGCTCGAGAGGCAGCTGATCGTTCTTCATCTGGATTTGGAAGAACATTTTCATCTGAGTTCGGAAGAACATTTTCATCTGATTTCAGAAGAACACCTTCATCTGGGTTCGGAAGCACAAAGACCAAAGAAACTTGCAGTTGCCTTGGAGGGTGCAATTTACGAAACGTCAGAATTAAAATGGTTCTCCAAGCTAACGGGACCAGAAAGATTGTTGTTTCTCGTAATGGTGAAGTTATAATTCAAACCCCTTTGGCTTTGTAA
- the LOC123209787 gene encoding germin-like protein subfamily 1 member 17: MKSFLQTFVLLALASSFVSAFDPSPLQDICVAIDEPKNAVFVNGKFCKDPNLAKAEDFFFSVKTPGNTTNPLGSNVTAVTVDQIRGLNTLGISAARLDFAPYGEVPPHTHPRATEILVVLEGTLFVGFVTSDPNHTLISKVLNPGDVFVFPIGLIHFQVNIGKTNAVAFSGLSSQNPGVITIASAVFGSNPPIKPDFLAKAFQLDVKVVKDLEAKFKMDN; this comes from the exons ATGAAAAGTTTTCTACAAACTTTCGTTCTTTTGGCCTTGGCTTCCTCATTTGTCTCCGCATTTGACCCCAGTCCGCTTCAGGACATCTGTGTAGCCATCGATGAACCAAAGAACGCTG TGTTTGTGAATGGGAAGTTTTGCAAGGACCCCAACCTCGCCAAAGCTGAGGACTTCTTCTTTTCAGTTAAAACGCCTGGAAACACAACCAATCCACTTGGTTCAAATGTCACAGCTGTGACAGTAGACCAAATTCGAGGACTTAACACTCTTGGCATCTCTGCCGCCCGCCTTGACTTTGCACCTTATGGCGAAGTCCCACCTCACACTCACCCTCGTGCCACTGAGATTCTTGTTGTCCTGGAGGGCACTCTTTTTGTTGGGTTCGTCACTTCCGATCCCAACCATACACTTATAAGCAAAGTTCTTAACCCGGGTGATGTGTTCGTCTTCCCCATTGGTCTCATTCACTTCCAAGTCAATATCGGAAAAACAAATGCTGTTGCTTTCTCTGGTTTGAGCAGTCAGAACCCTGGTGTGATTACCATTGCCAGTGCTGTGTTTGGATCAAATCCTCCGATTAAACCAGATTTTCTTGCCAAGGCCTTCCAGTTGGATGTGAAAGTGGTGAAAGACCTTGAGGCAAAATTTAAGATGGATAATTAG
- the LOC123207311 gene encoding germin-like protein subfamily 1 member 17: MKGFLQTFVLLALASSFVSAFDPSPLQDICVAIDEPKNAVFVNGKFCRDPNLAKAEDFFFSVKTPGNTNNPLGSNVTAVTVDQIRGLNTLGISAARLDFAPYSEVPPHTHPRATEILVVLEGTLFVGFVTSDPNHTLISKVLNPGDVFVFPIGLIHFQVNIGKTNAVAFSGLSSQNPGVITIASAVFGSNPPINPDFLAKAFQLDVKVVKDLEAKFKMDN, encoded by the exons ATGAAAGGTTTTCTACAAACTTTCGTTCTTTTGGCCTTGGCTTCCTCATTTGTCTCCGCATTTGACCCCAGTCCGCTTCAGGACATCTGTGTAGCCATCGATGAACCAAAGAACGCTG TGTTTGTGAATGGGAAGTTTTGCAGGGACCCCAACCTCGCCAAAGCTGAGGACTTCTTCTTTTCAGTTAAAACGCCTGGAAACACAAACAATCCACTTGGTTCAAATGTCACAGCTGTGACAGTAGACCAAATTCGAGGACTTAACACTCTTGGCATCTCAGCTGCCCGCCTTGACTTTGCACCTTATAGCGAAGTCCCACCTCACACTCACCCTCGTGCCACTGAGATTCTTGTTGTCTTGGAGGGCACTCTTTTTGTTGGGTTCGTCACTTCCGATCCCAACCATACACTTATAAGCAAAGTTCTTAACCCGGGTGATGTGTTCGTCTTCCCCATTGGTCTCATTCACTTCCAAGTCAATATCGGAAAAACAAATGCTGTTGCTTTCTCTGGTTTGAGCAGTCAGAACCCCGGTGTGATTACCATTGCCAGTGCTGTGTTTGGATCAAATCCTCCGATTAATCCAGATTTTCTTGCCAAGGCCTTCCAGTTGGATGTGAAAGTGGTGAAAGATCTTGAGGCAAAATTTAAGATGGATAATTAG